From one Esox lucius isolate fEsoLuc1 chromosome 11, fEsoLuc1.pri, whole genome shotgun sequence genomic stretch:
- the LOC114840269 gene encoding toll-like receptor 13: MNQTSYNNPFNQNQTTVSQKMRCPFSNAVLLLLWIQSVNGWMHPKCDIYHSAEDIEDMPPSYCLKRVPKGLTASCQYVTVIEEDLHGLPQNINTLCIYMTEEKNGVMSLGSFSQFQDLEYLYIYGCFSQILPTENSLPNLEYMMLSGQDVGCCDCNIGPHTFRDLIRLSNLVIENYRLSTMALDVFDGIPHLQTVSILNSGLKDWSEIICRIMYIKSLTDLVIEALEIQTLNQSNCPILNTNESMTPVFNNLTGCSLIFGEITHIEEGALACFKNVTFMQLHISQVDLLRLPQSGIKQIHSLGFYSNDIDFESFCNLVFLLSIKEIHFKTSNPSTLSMSSVDMCIGLESMFIYVDIHSVPQIKWNFISTLKNLKTLSVFHQNQNSVDLCSFQKQQITGLTRVVLNLNIQRLFAEQFCCLGNLRDLNLYNNLLSNIEHFAFLGLTNLESLNLSNNNITHIHANTFYGLYSLTWLDLRENPLIHNIETLCFTHLISLREVFLGKLNSPLTEHMIKLNLTLIFGDILSQLTHLYISTWMRPMHLIVGSDITSTQNLSLTLKGQTVSFEDCGQPFFKSVIHLDVHAEEFLCGSEFMGKYFKSVETFVYRSKLSAKSYDMTTINQLIQLQKLTLFSVDLIQQPSADIIFHNLTKLEVLKLLDCKIYSMEGSLTKDLKSLKRLHLRIKNIYNVLYSFPESLSGLKYLLFNQLHLFCSCDNAWLIAWAKRNRQVEVILTSFRHIMWDNLTCLLDNGIDTPNFVKYTEANCTTEIDFILFTVTGLGVLFFMLVVFVHNLSGHYLLPLYHITLGWLSEAMRSNTRGRYDYDTFVSYSGKDELWVVEELLPNLEQRGPPFLNLCLHSRDFQLGKDIVENITDSLYRSRHTLCLVSRHYLRSNWCSLELKLATARLQVEQRDILLLVFLEKIPPRWLSTHHRLARLVKTRTYLDWPQDPHQHQAFWDRLWEKLKPPTDV, from the coding sequence ATGAATCAAACCAGTTATAACAACCCTTTCAACCAGAACCAGACAACAGTATCCCAGAAGATGAGGTGTCCGTTTTCCAACGCTGTCCTCCTGTTACTGTGGATTCAGAGTGTTAATGGATGGATGCATCCTAAATGTGACATTTATCACAGTGCTGAAGACATTGAAGACATGCCACCCAGCTATTGCTTAAAAAGAGTTCCAAAAGGTCTCACTGCTTCTTGTCAATATGTCACAGTCATTGAAGAGGATCTACATGGACTCCCTCAAAACATCAATACTCTCTGCATATACATGACTGAAGAGAAAAATGGGGTCATGTCTCTGGGTTCTTTCTCTCAGTTTCAGGATCTGGAGTACCTGTACATTTATGGCTGTTTTTCACAAATCCTTCCAACTGAGAATAGCCTTCCAAATCTGGAATATATGATGTTGAGTGGGCAGGACGTTGGGTGCTGTGACTGTAATATTGGGCCTCATACATTCAGAGATCTAATCAGGCTAAGTAATTTGGTGATAGAGAATTACAGGTTATCAACAATGGCACTAGATGTCTTTGATGGCATACCTCATTTACAAACTGTCTCAATTTTAAATTCCGGTCTAAAAGATTGGTCAGAGATAATATGCAGAATAATGTATATAAAGTCACTTACTGATTTAGTCATAGAGGCATTGGAGATACAGACATTAAATCAATCAAACTGTCCAATCTTAAACACAAATGAGAGCATGACACCTGTTTTTAACAACCTAACAGGGTGTTCTTTAATATTtggtgaaataacacatatagaGGAAGGTGCTCTGGCTTGTTTTAAGAACGTGACATTTATGCAATTGCATATAAGCCAGGTAGATCTACTGCGCCTCCCCCAGTCTGGCATTAAGCAAATCCATTCCTTGGGATTTTACTCTAATGATATTGATTTTGAAAGCTTCTGTAATCTAGTATTTTTGCTTTCTATCAAAgaaattcattttaaaacaagcaATCCAAGCACCCTTTCAATGTCCAGTGTTGACATGTGCATTGGACTAGAAtctatgtttatttatgttGATATCCATTCTGTTCCTCAAATAAAATGGAATTTTATTTCCACTCTTAAGAACCTTAAAACATTGTCTGTATTTCACCAGAATCAAAACAGTGTTGATTTATGCTccttccaaaaacaacaaataacagGGTTAACCAGAGTTGTTTTAAATTTGAACATACAAAGGCTTTTTGCAGAACAATTTTGTTGTCTTGGTAACCTGAGGGATCTGAACTTATATAATAATTTACTTTCAAATATTGAACACTTTGCTTTCTTGGGCCTGACAAACCTGGAGTCCTTAAACCTGtcaaataataacattacacacatccatgcaaatacattttatggtttATATAGTTTGACATGGTTGGATCTCAGGGAAAATCCACTTATTCACAACATTGAGACATTGTGTTTTACACATCTTATATCTTTAAGAGAAGTGTTTCTTGGGAAATTGAACAGCCCACTAACAGAACATATGATAAAGTTGAATCTGACACTCATATTTGGTGACATTTTGAGTCAACTGACTCATCTGTATATCTCTACATGGATGAGGCCAATGCATTTGATTGTTGGCAGTGACATCACATCTACACAAAACCTGAGTCTTACACTGAAAGGCCAGACTGTGTCCTTTGAGGACTGCGGACAACCATTCTTTAAGTCTGTAATCCATCTTGATGTTCATGCTGAAGAATTCCTTTGTGGATCTGAATTCATGGGAAAGTATTTCAAATCTGTGGAGACATTTGTGTACAGATCAAAGCTCTCAGCTAAAAGTTATGATATGACAACAATTAATCAACTGATTCAGCTACAGAAACTGACTCTATTTTCAGTGGATCTTATACAACAACCTTCTGCTGACATCATTTTCCACAACCTGACAAAGCTGGAGGTTCTGAAACTTTTAGACTGCAAGATTTATTCTATGGAGGGTAGTTTAACTAAAGatttaaaatctttaaaaaGATTGCATTTACGAATCAAGaacatatataatgtattatacagCTTTCCTGAATCTCTTTCTGGTCTTAAGTATTTGCTATTTAATcagttacatttgttttgcagttGTGACAATGCTTGGCTTATTGCATGGGCAAAGAGGAACAGGCAGGTTGAAGTGATCTTGACTTCTTTTAGACACATTATGTGGGACAACTTGACATGCTTGTTAGACAATGGAATAGACACACCTAACTTTGTCAAGTACACAGAAGCCAACTGCACAACAGAGATAGACTTTATTCTCTTTACTGTAACTGGCCTGGGAGTCCTGTTCTTCATGCTGGTTGTGTTTGTCCATAACCTGTCTGGCCACTATCTTCTCCCCCTCTACCACATCACCCTTGGCTGGCTCTCAGAGGCCATGAGATCCAACACCAGGGGGCGCTACGACTACGACACCTTTGTCTCCTACAGCGGGAAGGACGAGCTCTGGGTGGTGGAGGAGCTGCTGCCCAACCTGGAGCAGAGGGGTCCCCCTTTCCTGAACCTCTGTCTGCACAGCAGGGACTTCCAGCTGGGGAAGGACATTGTGGAGAACATCACAGACAGCCTCTATCGGAGCCGCCACACCCTCTGTCTGGTCAGCCGCCACTACCTTCGCAGTAACTGGTGCTCCCTGGAGTTGAAGCTGGCCACCGCCAGACTGCAGGTGGAGCAAAGAGACATCCTCCTCCTGGTCTTCCTGGAGAAGATCCCCCCTCGCTGGCTCTCAACCCACCACAGACTGGCTCGTCTGGTAAAGACCAGGACctatctggactggcctcaggaCCCCCATCAGCACCAGGCATTCTGGGACAGACTGTGGGAGAAACTGAAACCTCCCACTGatgtttga